Proteins encoded together in one Canis aureus isolate CA01 chromosome 21, VMU_Caureus_v.1.0, whole genome shotgun sequence window:
- the EIF1AD gene encoding putative RNA-binding protein EIF1AD — MSQATKRKHVVKEVLGEHMVPSDQQQIVRVLRTPGNNLHEVETAQGQRFLVSMPSKYRKNIWIKRGDFLIVDPIEEGEKVKAEISFVLCKDHVRSLQKEGLWPEAFSEVAEKHNNNRNRQTQPELPAEPQSSGEESSSEDDSDLFVNTNRRQYYESEEESEEEEAA; from the exons ATGTCTCAGGCCACCAAGAGGAAGCATGTGGTGAAGGAGGTGCTGGGGGAGCACATGGTGCCCTCTGACCAGCAGCAGATTGTGAGG GTACTCAGGACCCCAGGGAACAATCTGCATGAAGTGGAGACAGCCCAGGGGCAGCGCTTCCTGGTGAGCATGCCCTCCAAATACCGTAAGAACATCTGGATCAAGAGAG GGGACTTCCTCATTGTTGACCCTattgaagagggagagaaagtgaagGCTGAGATCTCCTTTGTGCTCTGCAAAGACCATGTACGCTCTCTACAGAAGGAAGGGCTCTG GCCTGAGGCCTTTTCAGAAGTGGCTGAGAAACACAACAACAACAGGAACAG ACAGACTCAGCCAGAACTCCCTGCAGAGCCACAGTCATCAGGAGAAGAATCCAGCTCTGAAGATGATTCTGATCTCTTTGTTAACACCAACCGCAGACAATATTATGAGAGCGAGGAGGAGAGCgaagaggaggaggcagcctGA